The following coding sequences are from one Streptomyces sp. NBC_00536 window:
- a CDS encoding CPBP family intramembrane glutamic endopeptidase has translation MRADPEPVVKASREDGRRVLGTETLLVLALSLGASGVSALISFIGSLTKPGGLKDQAATLNGSYAPGRPWLDLAWQLFGIATALVPVLLVAHLLTREGAPGLRVLGFDRTRPGWDLGRGVLVAAGIGSAGLAFYLAARASGFNLTVVPEALPAVWWKFPVLILSAVQNSVVEEVIVLAYLLRRLDGLGWSPMAALAASSLLRGSYHLYQGIGGFLGNVVMGVVFVLLYRRWGRVGPLVAAHALLDIVAFGGYALLAGKVGWLPTP, from the coding sequence GTGCGGGCGGATCCGGAGCCGGTGGTCAAGGCCTCGCGCGAGGACGGGCGGCGGGTCCTCGGGACCGAGACGCTGCTGGTCCTCGCCCTGTCGCTGGGCGCGAGCGGGGTCTCGGCGCTGATCAGCTTCATCGGCTCGCTCACCAAACCGGGCGGGCTGAAGGACCAGGCCGCCACGCTCAACGGCTCCTACGCGCCCGGCCGCCCCTGGCTCGACCTGGCCTGGCAGCTCTTCGGGATCGCGACCGCGCTGGTCCCCGTACTCCTCGTGGCGCATCTGCTCACCCGTGAGGGCGCGCCCGGGCTGCGGGTGCTCGGCTTCGACCGCACCCGGCCGGGCTGGGACCTGGGGCGCGGGGTGCTCGTCGCGGCCGGGATCGGCAGCGCGGGACTCGCCTTCTACCTGGCGGCCCGCGCCTCCGGCTTCAACCTGACGGTGGTGCCGGAGGCGCTGCCCGCGGTGTGGTGGAAGTTCCCCGTACTGATCCTCTCCGCGGTGCAGAACTCCGTGGTGGAGGAGGTCATCGTGCTGGCCTACCTGCTGCGCAGGCTGGACGGGCTGGGCTGGTCGCCGATGGCCGCGCTGGCGGCCAGTTCGCTGCTGCGCGGCTCCTACCACCTCTACCAGGGCATCGGCGGCTTCCTCGGCAACGTGGTGATGGGCGTCGTCTTCGTCCTGCTCTACCGGCGCTGGGGCCGGGTCGGACCGCTGGTGGCCGCGCACGCCCTGCTCGACATCGTGGCCTTCGGCGGATACGCGCTGCTCGCGGGCAAGGTCGGCTGGCTGCCCACGCCCTGA